A segment of the Phoenix dactylifera cultivar Barhee BC4 chromosome 15, palm_55x_up_171113_PBpolish2nd_filt_p, whole genome shotgun sequence genome:
aatagatttttatttttaaaaatactaaaagaaaaaaattcttacctttattttttagaaataatGGAAATAGCTTTTCAAACAATAGAAACAATAGTATTAAATAAgttctttattttgatttttgtgcttttatttttaaaagtagaaaacaagaaataaatGCTATGCCAAATGACTCTTACATTTTCGACTTCATTTTGGTTAGATTTTTAAAGTTATTGTGTCGAAATATCTGTTGATTTTTCCAAACTTGTATATGATAGCAATCAATAAAATGGATCTAACATAacaaaatttcaataaaaaagtttttaaacccATCATCGAAGCtagttttttatataaattgcaACTCAAAAATGTTAGGCCGGGTTGAGAGCAAACTTTACTAAAACCTTACCTTTATATCTCCTAACTATAATCCAACCTAATCTAGACTTAGTTTAGGATATCTCTAACCAAACTCAACTTGAATCTTAAGCTAAATTTAGGTTGCGCTGGGTTGGATCATGTTAATCGAACTAACTTGGGGTGAATAAGAATTTTAAATTGTAAAAAAGGTTTGGAATGTTTTTATTTGACCAGTATTTGTTACATCAAGACCTTAGCCATTTGTTAATTTCTATACTACACTTGCACATAATTTAGcagattaaaaatataattatataaaatatataaataatttatataacataaatatgaatcaaaaatatatatgtttttactTATCTATTTCTATGTTACGCTGGTATAGGTTGAGCCTGGTGCAGATTAGCCTGATTAGGTTAGGGCTGAGTTCCGACTAGGTTTAAATTCAACCCTAATCCAGTCCAACTTGAGATTTGGTTAGGATTTGTCAAACCAAGCCCAATCGATATTTATAATAATCATCAGCCGAACCGCATCGAATAGTTCTGTGTGAACGGTGCAAGGAGCAGGCGGCAATTTATGTCCGGGCCGACGAAATCTTCACCGCCGCGGCTCAACatcatataataataaaaatacaaGAAGACAACAAAAATTTGAAGTGGAAGCGGGGGAGAAAGAGAGACGAAAGAAGAACGATTACTTCCACCACGGAGGCGGCCAAATTATCAATccattctcctcctcttcttttcattCTTTAGGGCTCTTCTTTCCTTAGGGTTAGGGCATCATGGCGGCGGGGGCGGGGGCGGGGGGGCCGTCCCCTGGCCCCGTTGGCGGGGAGGAGCAGGTGCAGGTGCGGCGGAGGACACTGGAGGCGGTGCTGGAGCAGTGCCGGCGGGCCCTCGATTTGCTCCAGGACGCCGACCTCGACACGGATCCCGCCAGGgatgcggcggcgggggagggggagggttcGACGCCGCGCTCGCTTTCTACCGTTGATCAGGAGCTCGATGAGGTAAGGAGGGAATTCTTCTGCTTGAGATTAGGTTTGAGGCTCTattagtttcttatgttttTAGGTGTTATTTGTTCTGGATTTCATAATTTTGGTTTACAATTGATGGGGTGGAGCTTTCAATTGGGGCATAAGCGTCTAATTCATTATGTTGTGTTAGCGAGATCGGTTTCTGTGAATTGTATTATTTATCTTTGTTGGGTAAAAAAATTCCTTCTTTTCCTGGGAGgtgattttttttggtacatttttGGGAGGTGATTGGAGAAGGATTTGGTTTTGCTATCTCTCACCAGCACGATGGATTTAAGAGGCAGTTGAATTGCTGTGAttgtttaattatttaattattctTTTTTGCTGTAAAAGACATGAGagtgaattttttcagaattgtcAAATGTTTGAGGTAATGCTATGAGAAGATATTATATGGGACAAAAAAAATCGATTACCTAGTATGGTCCTTTAATTTCTGTGAGTTGCTAACATTCAGCTTGCAACCCCTCCCTTTCAAATGAGGTTACCTATTCATCTCCTTCCTGGCAGCTGGAAAGAACACGCAGGAACCTGCAAAGGTGTGGCTTGCGCATTTTTCTGTCTGATGAGttagaaaaattataaatatatgaaTAAAGGATAATCAACTATCTATTCCTCCAAATGCGAGCCCGATAAATTTGAGATATTAATAATATTGATATCATTTGGCATAGATAGCCTCCTTCACTTCACCGGCCACGTGTTTCTTATCCTATAAGCTCTATAATGAAGCCCTAATTTAAAAGGGAAGACCTTGATAGTCAGAATCCGCTACCTAGAATGCCACACCTGCTTAAAAATCTCATAATCTTGTTGGGAGCTCTCTAACGAACTTTCTTCCTTGGTCTGCCCTTCTTTTGCAGTAATCTATAGCAACATCTGCTCATCTCACCAACACCCTTGATATGAAGTATTAGTGCCAATCATGAGCTGGCATGATACTACCATGCCATGCCATGTTGGTCACGTGCAGCCACCTGCCACAACTCATGACAAACAAAATGGTACTGTGCCAGCATGTATTAGCCTACATCAGTTTATGTTGGACTAGCACGGATAGATGTAAAACAACATAGAGCAATATGTAGAATATGGGTTATGTACCTATATACCATGCATGTGTCTTGCCAACAAGGTACATTTTGGGCCGCTAGGGCTGCGATGGCACATTACTTTATTCTATGACTATAGACAAAGGAATTAAGGGATAGATGCTTGAAGGAAGAGATGAGTAGAATATATTGGCTATTGTCAATACCTTGGTGGTTTTGGAGATATATCATGTGACATAAGAGGAATATGTGAGGTTGTTGTGTTTAGGAAAATTGAGTAAGTTATGGTCGAGCATTTCCACTTGAGGAGAGTATTCTGTCGAAAAGCTACCAACATGATTTTGCGGATGCCAAAGTGAGTAGTTTTGGGATGGATGGTAAATGATGGGTCTGGTTCTACTTTTTGAAACAACTTGATTGGTGTGGATATAATTTGCTTATGGAGGTAATGCTTATCAGAGTAAGAACCTAAGGTTATGTATGTTtttatcttcaaatgaaatgaTAAAATTCTTGGATTGCCTACATAGGAAAAGGATTACATTTGCAAAACAAGGTGTAAGAAGCATTCCTTAAAAATATCTCAGCAATTATTTTGTTGAGTCATTGCCAATTTCTCACTATTAAAAAGGGATATGGGCTCTTGTATATCCAAGGTTCACCATCTTGGTACTGGACCGCGTACTGGGACCATCCTATTACAGTGTTGGTATGCGGTTTGTTATGGTACAGCTCGGCATACTAAATGTCGGACTGGTACGGTACCGATCGGTATGGCAAACCTTGTGTATATCCATTAAGAAAGACAATGAGGTTATTGTacaatctttataattttttattttcttgatcCCTCTTGTTTCTTTATTTTGTATAGCTAGCAATTTGGGAAGGATTTGTTGCTTCCTCTCAACTTCGCACAGGTTTCAGGCGGCAGTCGATTTTTGTGATTTAAATATTGATTGTTAATTTGTTATATTATGCATTTTTTGCATGCTAAGGAGATTGATGGTATCAGAGTTTTAGGAACCAGATATTATCTTGAGAACTGTTAAATGAAACCTTAAAGTCAACATAAAGTATTAGGAAAAAGACTAGGGAAACTATCTGCTTATTGCTGTCATTATGCATCCAGTACAAGGATTTGTTTTCCTGATTGTTAAATCATCATAAAGAAGACTATAGCTTACTGCTAAGTCTCCATTATAGAAAGTTGAAGCACCATGTTTGTTATGCAGCTGTGTGATCTTCTCAAGTCTAAAGTTGAATCATCTGACTTTCTTGAAAAGCTTGGGAGCAACGACAAGTCAGTTCCTCACAATATGTCTGGTATGCATAAAGTTTGATGAATCATTCCTTTTTATTGTGTAGCTTTCTAACTGAAGCAGACCTTTGTCTTATCTAGCCATGCAAGATTTACTGAATACTGACTGATGTGGCAGCGaactttatttatgttacaCATTGTTTTTATTCTCTGTTTCTAGCCTAACATCACTTGCAATAGCTGACTGGAATGTGTAAATGTGCTAACAGATGAGAATGCATCTTGGGCTATGGTTAGCACGACAGATTTGTGGGAAGATAAGCACATTGGTGGGGATGATGGATCAGATCCAGATGGTTATGTTCTTGTCAGGCAAGAGGACATAGTGGAGGGGATTGCTTGCTTCACGGCTGCATGCCTATTATCACTGAAACAAACTAAAGTATGTCATGCTTTTCCTTTGGTACCCTCTTGGCTGAGCTTGCTA
Coding sequences within it:
- the LOC103722302 gene encoding uncharacterized protein LOC103722302 isoform X1; the protein is MAAGAGAGGPSPGPVGGEEQVQVRRRTLEAVLEQCRRALDLLQDADLDTDPARDAAAGEGEGSTPRSLSTVDQELDELCDLLKSKVESSDFLEKLGSNDKSVPHNMSDENASWAMVSTTDLWEDKHIGGDDGSDPDGYVLVRQEDIVEGIACFTAACLLSLKQTKELTPNQIQEALSKTFSVKKKKSRLQKAWDGGKVIYNLASWSATAIGICQNPAMLKAASAAFWSSCRVISKVI
- the LOC103722302 gene encoding uncharacterized protein LOC103722302 isoform X2 codes for the protein MAAGAGAGGPSPGPVGGEEQVQVRRRTLEAVLEQCRRALDLLQDADLDTDPARDAAAGEGEGSTPRSLSTVDQELDELCDLLKSKVESSDFLEKLGSNDKSVPHNMSDENASWAMVSTTDLWEDKHIGGDDGSDPDGYVLVRQEDIVEGIACFTAACLLSLKQTKELTPNQIQEALSKTFSVKKKKSRLQKAWDGGKVIYNLASWSATAIGICQNPAMLKAASAAFWSSCRVISKGL